The following proteins are co-located in the Streptococcus anginosus genome:
- a CDS encoding ABC transporter ATP-binding protein, with amino-acid sequence MTILKIDTVSYQYNTLQENVLQQITTSFEKGKFYAIIGKSGAGKSTLLSLLAGLDTPTKGKILFENQDIAEKGYNHHRSKQISLVFQNYNLIDYLTPLENVRLVNPHADKEILLRLGLSEKEIHRNVMRLSGGQQQRVAIARALASEAPIILADEPTGNLDAATAMDIIDILITSAKEKNKCVIVVTHSKELADQADVVLELKNKNLVEVTKKAK; translated from the coding sequence ATGACGATTTTAAAAATAGATACTGTTAGTTATCAGTACAACACTTTACAAGAAAATGTATTGCAACAAATCACGACTTCATTTGAAAAAGGGAAATTTTACGCCATCATCGGGAAATCTGGTGCAGGAAAATCAACCTTGCTTTCCCTTTTAGCAGGACTTGACACTCCCACAAAAGGAAAAATCCTCTTTGAAAATCAAGACATTGCTGAGAAAGGCTACAATCACCACAGAAGCAAACAAATCTCTTTGGTCTTTCAAAATTATAATTTAATTGACTACCTGACACCTCTTGAAAATGTCCGTTTGGTCAATCCACATGCAGATAAAGAAATCTTGTTACGGTTAGGCTTGAGCGAGAAAGAGATTCACCGCAATGTCATGCGTCTCTCTGGCGGTCAGCAGCAACGGGTGGCTATTGCACGTGCTTTGGCATCAGAAGCCCCTATTATCTTAGCCGATGAACCAACAGGGAATCTAGACGCTGCTACTGCCATGGACATTATTGACATTCTTATCACCTCTGCCAAAGAGAAGAATAAATGTGTCATTGTGGTGACACACAGCAAAGAGCTGGCTGATCAAGCAGATGTTGTCCTCGAATTAAAAAATAAAAACTTAGTGGAAGTCACTAAGAAAGCGAAATGA